CCGAGCTTTGCCTTGAGGTAGGACGGTCATGGCCATCTCTGTCGCGGATATGCGGTGCACACCGGAGGGTCATTTCACGGTCCGGTGGGGACAACCAGAGTACACCGACTGGATCGACGAGAGCATGTCGTGGAAGGAGACGTGCTATATCGGCGACTGGTCGTTCTTGTGGGAGCGCCGTTTTCGCGGCCGCGATGTTCTCAAACTGTTTTCCGATGTGTCGGTGAACAGCTTCGCAAAATTCGCGGTTGGGCAGTCGAAGCACGTAATTCACTGCAACGAGGCCGGCAAGATCATTCACGAAGGGATTCTAAGCCGACTTGGCGATGAGGAATTCATGCTGTTCGGCCGAGGCGGCTTCTGGGTCGACTACCAGCTGCGCCATGGCCGCTACCGCGCGACATCGGAACCGGACGACTGGTTCAATTTTCAGGTCTCCGGACCGAATGCGCTTTACGTGGTGGAAAAGGCCGCAGGACAAAGTATCCGCGATATCGCCTTCATGTACTCGGGAAAAATCCGCATTGCGGGCCGTGAGGTTCTCGCGCTGCGACAGGGAATGGCCGGCGAAGTCGGGTACGAGCTGCAGGGACCGTCCGAATACGCGCGCCACGTGTATGAGGCTATTCTCGAGGCCGGGAAGGAGTTCGGGATCCGGCGTCTGGGCGGGCGCGCGGCCTTCATCAACCATCTTGAAGCATGCTTCCCGACGATCGTTACCGACTATCTGCCTGCGATATTCGAAGACGACATGGCCGAATATCTGACGGAGTTCAAAGCGGCGATGCCCGCCTACGCCGCGACTTTCAATATCGCCGGCAGCTTCGACGCGGATGACATCAGCGCCTGGTACCGCAGCCCGGTGGAACTGGGATGGAAGAATCGGGTCAGGCTTGACCACGATTTCATCGGCCGCCGCGCGCTGGAGGACGAGCTCGCTCGTCCGCGGAGGGTGATTCGGACGCTGGTGTGGAATCCCGAGGACGTGATCGAGGTGTACGCGTCTCTGTATCGCGCAGAAAAGCCCTATCACTATATGGAAATCCCCCGCGACCAACGAGGGTTCATGTACGCGGACAAGGTCACGCGGAGAGGGCGACCGGTCGGAGTCGCTACCTCGCGCGGCTACAGCTACTACTTTCGCCAGATGCTGTCGCTTTGTGTTATCGACGTGGATTGTAGCGAGCCCGGAACCGAGGTTACGGTAATCTGGGGTGAACCTGGCGAGCCCCAGAAGGAGATCCGGGCGCAGGTCGCCGCAGCCCCCTACAAGAAGGACAACCGGCGAATCGACGTTCGCAACCTGTAATTCTGATTCGATTCCGGGCCCCGCGACCAAGCGCGGGAAAGGACTGATACGGATGGATAGGCAGCTGAGGACGAAGGTCGCATTTTCAGGCTACCGAAGACCGCTGGCAGGCACCCAGCCCGACTACTTGCATCCTTCTTACGTCTCGAGCCGCAAACGGGCACCGTCCAAATCGTTGATAGCAATTCCAGCCACCCTGACTGAACTCACCGGCCCTCGGTTTGCCTCCGAGGAAGTAACTACAGGCGAAAGCGATTTGACGCGCCAGCATGGCGGCGCACCGCTCGGCGAACGAATCATCGTGAATGGCCAGGTGGTCGATGAAGATGGCCGCCCGGTCGGCGGAACTCTCATCGAAATCTGGCAGGCGAACGCGGCGGGCCGTTATGCGCATGAGTCCGATCAGCATGATGCGCCACTCGATCCAAACTTCAGCGGCGGCGGACGTCTGATAACCAATGGTGACGGTCGGTACTCGTTCACAACCATCAAGCCCGGTGCATATCCGTGGGGCAATCATGACAATGCGTGGCGGCCGGCGCACATCCATTTCTCGATATTCGGTCCCGCTTTCGCAACTCGACTGGTCACGCA
This genomic stretch from Candidatus Binataceae bacterium harbors:
- the pcaH gene encoding protocatechuate 3,4-dioxygenase subunit beta, whose translation is MDRQLRTKVAFSGYRRPLAGTQPDYLHPSYVSSRKRAPSKSLIAIPATLTELTGPRFASEEVTTGESDLTRQHGGAPLGERIIVNGQVVDEDGRPVGGTLIEIWQANAAGRYAHESDQHDAPLDPNFSGGGRLITNGDGRYSFTTIKPGAYPWGNHDNAWRPAHIHFSIFGPAFATRLVTQMYFPGDPLLAADPLWNSIADENARSRLVSAFDWETTSPGYALGYCFNIVLRGREQTPMEE